TctttgaaggggaaaaaaatccagtgGTTCCCCAGTGGCTTGAGGATATAAACTATAGGTCTATGTTTTAGTTCTAAGACAGCCCATACTTTTCCGATTTACATATTCAGCTTTATTTCTCATTACTCTCTGTTGTGTTTTATCCTGGGTCAATTCCTACAAATCTTTCCTTTTAAGAGTTTCTGTGAACACCCCATGTCATCTAGAATGCCCACGAGTAACCAAGTAAGCCCAGGGCTAGTTTCAAAGCACCCAAGTGAGTAAACAAGATGTGACTAACTCTATTCATCTGATCGTGGGCTGCTGGAGATCGCATAAAACTATTGTGCAAACATAGCACCCCAGGACTACACACTTTGAATTGATTCAATACATTAACTAAGGCAGCCAGCTGGCCTATGCAGTCAGGAGGAAAACAAGGAAATCACTGAACACAATGTGCTTGCTTGCCTGAGCTGTCTAATGTCACCAAGTGCTGAGAAACCGAATCACGAACTCACAAATTCCTTCCTCGACATTCAGGAGGGAACCCACACCAGTCTGAACTTGAGACACTTGAGCTAACCCACAGCAACCTCAGCCATCACTCTGCAGCATCTTCAGCACAAGATGACTGTTGCTTAAGCACACTACTTCAGCTCTACCGTAGCTCTGGGATGCGGAGCATGACAGTCTGTCCCGGTTTCCTCACCCGCAAGACTTGCAATGTTTCATGTTAGCTGCAATTCTGAAAAACTGTTTGAATTATCCTCGTCACACAAAAAATAAACTACAGCAAGTGGTGTTCTTCTAGCTGCTGTACAAATAAGCACGGAGACTCTGTTCCTTCTAGTGCACACAGAAGAGCTTTAGAAGATGAATATGATGCACGGAAGGCCAAATTGGACTTGCtaaatacaaacagaaatagcattcACGGTCATCCAGGAAGGACACTTGTTAGGAATTTGCTACAGCTCTGTAAGGTGTTCCTTCGCCATTTGCGGGTACTGAGATCAGCGAGAAAAGGGAGGTCTCTGCCCTACATTCAACACAACTGAGGTGATGGGTCTTCAGAGGCAAATGGCACTGGATTCTTAGGCAGTATCAGTGGCACCCAGAAAGGTAAACACCATAGGTTGAGACTTCTCCACTTTTAAGTTAGAatctcctgctttttttttttttttcttttctttttttggtatgTTCCTCACAATAAATGTCAAAGCTGAAATTTACCATAAAAAGTAAGGAAACTCAATTGCCTTTGGTCTCCACATGGACTGGAATATTCGTGATTCCAATTGAGCACCTCAGAAACATCCAGTTATTGTTGACTACAAGAGGTCAGGTTGAAGAATGTAAGGGGGCACTGCACTTCACTGGTGTCAGCAACGTAAGCTGGCAATCGTGTCGGGGGCACTACAGGGCACACAGAATACTTAAGACATGTATACTGCAGGTCTCCAAAACAATATACCTAAAACCCCAAAAAAGTTAGCAACACTGTTTCTGCCCAATACAcgactaatattttaaaaaatataattttatcatgAAATTCTCTATTCTCATACCTCAAAACAAGGCCACAAAGTGCGTTCACAAGGAGTCATTctgcagataaagccactgcacAAAATGCACAGTTAAGGTCTACTGAAATGAATCCCACACTGGAGTTTAATTGTAGACATTTTATACACCAGTATAGCGACATCCATAGGCAAAGTCTCTTACAGAATTACAACAGATAGCTTCATAAGGGCCATATATAGAATACATTTAAAGTATTAAAAGGTACAGTTGTCTCAAtagcaaaatttaaaagttatatCCTGTTAATACATTTAACCCAAACTAACTTGAATGCTATGATTTACCGTTCGGAAAATCAGCACAGAATAAATTTCTTGTCAAAAGCAGCTTGTTCTTTTGCCAAACTCTAAGTCAGTTAAGAGCATTACCCACTGAATCAGATGCAGAGGGCCCTCATCTTTAATACTGTTACTGTCCCACATATTAGTTTtagtatgttatttttaaaataaaaacttgcaaGGGCCAAACAGAAAATTAACCAGTTTctctacaaaataattaaaatgtaatctacaTGGGCTTGAAAACAACTCAAGGGCTCAAATTCTTAAAGTGAAAACAAGTACAGAAAAATTGAGAAGTGGTGTATGTTTTCCACTTGTAATGATACTAAGGTGTGACAAATAGGTAGAAAGTCAAGTTTATATCCAGTAAGTCACTGAAAAGACTACTGCATTCATTCATGTACCATACAATTAGGGAAGATATGAGGACATGCTCAAGTCACTGAAATGGTCAAGAATCAACATTTTACTAGTTTATTTCATCTTCCCAAACCATTACCATGTGAGTTGGATACACTGGCAAACAATTTAAAATCCACATTATGCAAAAGATCAAACACTTGTAAGCTCTGGAAATCaaaatttaatgttaaaaatatgtaagatatTTAGATGCTATCTTGTTGGCTGTAAAAAGTGACTGCAAAGCCAAATAACTGAACATAAAATATTGAGCAAGGTCTTCTTGGGAAAATGTGACAGTAATACCAAGGCTCTCCCTAATGTTGTTGCTTAACACTTTTACAGGAATTAATAGCCAGAAATTGGAAATTTATGACTGCCAATACTATCTTTGGATAGTTACAGTACGTGTTTAGAATATTGGAGAAGTGCGTGCTCATGGAATAAACACTATACTCTGACTGCCATAAATCAATGAAACACAACTGCATCTGGTGGACATGGTAGAGAAAATGGCAATTTTGCGTAAGGAGTGCTTTGAGAGGCATTTCCTTGGAGGCAGCCAAGGTTTTTCTTTCCCTCATTACTGAAAGATCAAGTAATGCGGTATGGTTACTTAAATTCCTACAACCAAACTTCCACTTAGGCATAGTTACATGTTCCCAAACTACTTTTCTTCCGTCCGCCACGCTGGCTTGGATACTCCATGGTCCACTGCAATCTTTTGGTCTCCCCTCTCTGGAGCAGCCCCGCACTGCTATCCATTGAGTAGGTACACCACCAATTCATAGGTGGCCATCATAATGGCTGTGTTTGGAATCCGTCTCACCAGATGAGTTGTTAGGCCACGGTAAAGAGACCCATAACCTTCTTCTTGAACAACCAAAGACAGTGTCTGAAAAAATGATCTATATTTTGTTCCCTCTTCACGTAGTCTTGTTCTTACAACTTCATGAGGGTATGCGATAGTTGTGGCACAAGTCTTTGAGGTGGCTGCAGCTAGCATCATTCCCACAAAATCTGATGCTTCCTTCACAGACTCTTCATCGTTTTCCATCATAGAGGCAGTCTTACATTCCAGCAGTTTTTGCTTTATACTTTCATAAATAACAAAGTGGATAACAGTCTCTGATATGCCAGCATAGGAAGCAGACATGCTCCTGTAAAATCCTCTAAGTCCATCTGTCTGATATACTTTGCGAACACATTCAAAAGCACCCAATCGCTTTTCCCCACGGCTCCTTGCATCAAGTTGTAACCGAGTCTTTATAAGCCAGATGGGGTTAGTTGCTGTGATCGCAGTAAAACGAGGTTTAAGTTAGTCCATATTTCTACAGGAAGTGACCTGCGGATGGGGAGCATGAGATGACACGATCTCACTCTTTTCTCGGGAGAAATGTACAGTAAATGCCTGCCATTGCAGCTGAAATCATGTGTACCTGTGTAAAATCAGGATCAAATACACCATTCAGCTTTTCCTTGCAGTTTGGTGATATTTCCCTCTACAATGAactgctgtgtgtctgtgcattgcaagtggaagcacacaGCCCCACCTCTGGGAGTCCTGCTCACTCCTCGATCATGATGGGGGGAGGTATAAGATCTCCAGTGCACTAAGCCCCACCTGCTGTCACCGGGCTCGCTTCTCTCTGGTGTGTCAAACAAGCTCAATATTTTGATATTTaggacttttccttgttgtacagcttACAGTGTGTGTGG
Above is a genomic segment from Oryctolagus cuniculus chromosome 6, mOryCun1.1, whole genome shotgun sequence containing:
- the LOC100342528 gene encoding solute carrier family 25 member 36, with the protein product KPRFTAITATNPIWLIKTRLQLDARSRGEKRLGAFECVRKVYQTDGLRGFYRSMSASYAGISETVIHFVIYESIKQKLLECKTASMMENDEESVKEASDFVGMMLAAATSKTCATTIAYPHEVVRTRLREEGTKYRSFFQTLSLVVQEEGYGSLYRGLTTHLVRRIPNTAIMMATYELVVYLLNG